Part of the Deinococcus sp. QL22 genome is shown below.
CAGGGCTTCCTCGATGCGGAGGCCACCGTGGGCGCAGAGGAGAATCAGCGCCCGATCTCGGGGAGCGGTCATCTTGAGCAGGGCTTGGACTTCGTGGTCGGTATAGGGTTCCCAGGGGCGGTCTTGTCTTGAACTGGGCGAGCATCACTGAAGGGATCAAGAGCAGTGGCTCCGGCCCAGCGCAGGGCGCAGAACAGGGCCCGGGCGGCAGCCAGCTGAACGCGAATGCTTGAAGGAGCCAGTCCCGTGACTTCCAAAGATCGGATATAAAGCGCCCCTGCGTCTCGTTCGGGTCGAATGAGGCTGAAGCCGGTTCGCTCGGCAGGCTGGAGAAGTTTGCCGAGGCCTTATAAGCACGGGCGGTTCGAGCAGAGAGGCCCGCGGAGGATCGCGAGGAAGCTCCGCACCATGCCTTCATTGTCGGTGGGAGATTCAGTGGGTTCACGATTGACCGCTGGCACGGCCTTGGAGGAAGGCGACACACGGCTATTCAACGGGGGACGGTTTCGGGTAAGGGAGAGTCTTCTGGTGCCCGGAGGATGGTGGTGAGCATGGCTGAAGACCGCGCACTTTGGTGCCCCGTGCCAGTGCATGGTCAAAACGCTTCACTGCATCCACAATTCGGCTTCGGCCAAACTCAACGGCCAGGGTTCGAGCCCGACTCCCCAGGTGGTACGGCTCCGTGCCTCTCCAACACCAGCACAGAAGCTGTTCACCGAAGACATTCAGCCCAGGAGAGACAGCTTCCCCTCCACCAGGTCAGCAGGCCTCTATACTCTTTGCGTCAACTCTATGAAGGTCGCCACCACTTTGGGATCAAACTTTTTTTCCCGTTCGGCCAAGAGTTCAGCTACAGCCTGCTCATGTGTCCACGCCCGCTTATAGGGTCGCTCACTCCTGAGAGCGTCGTACACATCACACACCGTAAAGATACGGGCCAACAGCGGAATCTCTTCTCCTGCCAATCCATCTGGATAGCCGCTCCCGTCCCACCGCTCATGATGATGCCGGATGACCAGCAAGGCCTGCCGAGACAAGGTGGGCATCATTGAAGCAAGGGCGTGCCCAGCAGGCGCATGTTTTTTCATCAGAATCCATTCGTCGTCATCAAGGGAAGCGGGTTTCGTCAAGACCGCATCCGGGATGGTCAATTTTCCAATGTCATGCAAATATGCCCCTTGCTTGAGCTCCTCAACTTCTCCGACTGGAAGGCCAAATGCCTGAGCGAGTTGCGCACTTAAGGCAACTACCCGCTGGGTGTGTCCAGAAGTTTCCAGATCGCGCGCTTCCAGCACAAGGCCTAGACTCAACAGGCTCGCGGCGAGCGTTTCGTGCAGGTGGTCGTTAGCCTGTCGCAAGCTGAACTGAATTTCTTTAAGCTCCGTGATATCGGCAATGACGGCCACACAGGAGTGGGCCTGTCCACAGTCATCTCTCAGCAAAGAGACCCGCGACCGTGACCAGACAATGCTGCCGTCCGCGCGAAAGTAACGTTTTTCGACTACTGCCACCGCCACCTCACCGTTGATCACCTGTTCCAGAGCCTGTGTCGTTTTGTGGATGTCATCAGGGTGGGTAATGTCCAAGACATTCATGCTGGTCAGTTGCTCGGTTGAATACCCAAACAGGAGGGCGGCACTTGGATTACTGACCAAAATCGTGCCGTCAAACATAAGTTCAATGATTCCAACGCCCGCGTGCTCGAACAGCAGCTGATAGTTCCTGGGCATGAGGTTACCCCCTGGTCTGATTCAATCGAGAGACCAAAGCATAACTCAGCGCAGCTGAACGAATGGGCATATTTATGAGATGAGCCTTCGCCAACGAGCTGCAAAGACTCCATTTTTAGGAAATTCTGTCTTGGAGTTCAAGCGGTGGGTGGTTTCTGGCAACGCCTTGAGGCCACCCCGCTAGTGAGAAGGCAAGGGCCATGCCTCAACACCCCGTTCATGAGATGCAACAGTGTGCCAGTGAATAACCGCGAATAGATAGCGTAGTTTTTGGAGGTTGTCTACAGTGGTCGCCAGTTCACCTGGATTGCCTGCTGTCACGGGCGTCAGAAGCAAAACAAACCACCCCACACGTGGTTTCAAACTGGTTGCACGTACGTTTCGCCCAATGGCTGCCCTGATCTCACGACGGCCAGTCGTGTCCGCAACAATTTGTGACCAAGCGCGATCAACGCCACCTTGGGCGGCTTTCCATGGGCTCGTAAACGACAATAGAAGTCACCCAGATGCCCTTTGTTTCGCGTGACACTCCGGGCCGCAAGAGACGCCGAACGCCTTAGGTGAGCATTCCCTGTCTTTGAAATGCGCCCTCGGCCATGGACACTCGTGCCCGACTGAAACGGCGCTGGAGCAATGCCAGCGTGAGCTGCTCTTTGCTTGCCGGTCTCCAGCACGGCACACCCCTCGGTTTGTGCCAACACGGACGCCGCAGCCACCAAGTCGGCATCGGAGATTTTTTCGTGTGCCTGCTGTAGTTTTGCCGGAAGATGAGGCAGGATCCAGCGGCTCAGCAGGGTGACAGCGGTCGGCAGCGGTACTCAACGACCCTGCACTTTCAGTGCAGGGGTTTGGGAGCGACGGGGGTCGCCTTCCATCTGAGAGCAGGAACGTGTCTTGCGCTTGATTGGAACCGCTCTGGTGATGTTCGAGATCATCCTGCCCCAGCCCCTCGGTGATGTTCCCCGGACTCCATGCTCCGTATCCCACGCCCCAACAGTGTCGTCCCCCATCTCGTTTTTCGAGATGGGGGAATTCTTCCTGGAGTCGCCGGGAAGTCCGCCCCTTGAGCCGCTTCACCAGAGCACTCCCCGACCGCGCAGGTGGATCTTCCAAGTGCAGCTGCACCGGATCGCACCTCACGACGCCCTTCAACATGCCAACGTCTTCCGCATCGCCAATGTGAATCAGGAGTTCGCGGCATCGAAGGTTCACTTCACCGACCAAGACGTGATACCGCTACGTTGTCGCCCACACCAGAAATACCGTCAGCCGACTGACCGTATGACTTCCTGACCGACTCCCGCGCACTGCTCAACGCTACCCGGTGGCCTGATCCGTTCCAGCATCTGAAAGACTTGCACTCCAGTGCATGGCTGAAGACCCGCGGGTTGGGACAGTGAAGGCCACACAACCCTCCTGCATGGCCCCCGGAGGGGCAGCCAACCGCTGTGTGGTGAACGTACTCTGGGGGTTCAGCGTTCCGATGGCAGAGTTCAAGGCGCGTCAGAGTGGCCGGGGCAAGGTGATCTCAAAGGTGGCCCCTTGATCCACCTGACTGTGCGCAGAAACCGTGCCCCCATGCCGGGTCACGATCCGCCGCACGTTGGCCAATCCCACTCCTGTTCCTTCGAACTCTTCCTGACGGTGCAGGCGCTGAAACGCCCCAAACAACTTGTCCGCGTACCGGGGATCAAAGCCCACCCCATTATCGCGCACAAAGATCGCCCACTCCTGGCCACGCTCTTCAGCCCAGATCTCAATCTGCGGTTCTGAACGCGTACGACTGTATTTCAGGGCGTTCGACAGCAGATTGATCATGACCTGCCGCAGGGTGGCCTGATCGGCCATGACCGACGGCAAGGGCCGGATCATCCACCTCACGGGTCTCTGTGCAGTTTCGGGTTCCAAGTCTGCACGTGCCGTGGCAATCAGTTGCTCCAGATCCACCGGCCCTATCCGGAGGGGCTGACGGGAGGTGCGCGACAGATCCAACAAGGCATCAATCAAGACGTTCATGCGGCCAGCGGCAGTATCCACGATGCCCAGATACCGGGCGGCCTTGGCGTCCAGCTCCTCACCTAGGGTCTGTCGCAGGAGGACATTGAAGCTTTTGATGTGCCGAACTGGCGCCCGCAGGTCATGGGAGACGCTGTACGCGAAGGCCTCCAGTTCTTCATTGGCGGCTTCCAATTGCGCGTTACTGGACTCGACTTTCGCGGCATGCGAGGCCAGCAGGGCCACGCTCTCAGCGCGTTCAATGGCCAGACCCAAACTACGGCCCACGGCGGTGAACAGGGCGCGCTCACGGCTCATCCAGGCGCGGCTGCGGAGGGTTCCAGTGACCAGCATGGCAAAGGGTTGACCTGCCCTGAAATAGGGGTAGAAGGCCACCGCACCATAGGCCTCGGTATGTGCGACGCCCTCTGCCTCCGCGTCCCAACCGTCCGTGAACACGGGTGCGCCGGACTGAACAGCCGCCAGAAAACTGGGGGCGTCCTGACCATATCCTCTGCGGGTGGCCTCAGCAGTCACGGGCTCAATGTTGTCGGACACCACTTTGGCTTTCCAGAGGCCTGCTTCCAGCTCGTAATAGACCACGCTGAGCTCGGGAAACGAAGCCTGCACCACTTCCTGCGCCCGCAGTGCCAACGTGTGCAGGTTCGTTTCTGTGCCGACCGCTTCAGTCAACGCCACAAACGCATTCAGGGCACTCCGGCCTTCCAGTTGCCGCGCCTGTTCTGCCCGGTCAAGCGCCCCACCCAGGCTGCGCCACAGCGCTGTAAAGACGGCGCGGTGGTGAACCGTCCAGACCGACTCTCCCCGCAGTCCGGCCACCAGCATGCCGACTGGCGCTCCCTGTTGAAAGTAGGGCGCAAATGCCCCAGCACTGAACGATTCCGTGTGCGGAATGCGCTGTGCTTCGCCGTCCCACTGCTCGACGAAGACGGGCATTCCGGTCTGGACGGCTTGGTGGTAGGCAGGCGTATCGAGGGGCGGGCCCGCAACCAGCAAGCGTTTTAAGTCGGCGGGTACCTCGTCCAGCAAAGCCGGGATCCACAGATTTCCATGCATTTCGTAGTACGCCATGAACAGGTCGGGGAAGACGGCCCGCAGCACGTGTCTGGTTCGCTGAAGCAAGGTGCTCAGATTGGTGTTGAGTCCGACTGCTTCGGTCAGGGCGACGAACGCGCTCAGCGCTTCCGCCTGGGTCTGCAGCGCCTGTGCCTGTTGACGCAACCGGGTGCTCAGGGCAAGGTGGTCGAGCGCCAAAGCGCACTGTCCCGCCAGGATCTGAAGGAAGTGCCGTTCTTCAGGCATGAAGTCATGGGGTTCGTTGAACACCAAGACAATGACCCCAAGCGGCTGGCCGCCGAGCAGCATGGGCACCACGGCCGTGGCGACCACCGGGACGCCTAGAGCAGGAGCGACCAGATCCGGGTACGCCGCTATCAATGCCTCTTGGTGCTCGAAGTAAAGGGCTTCCCGCCGCCACAGGGCATCTTCGGTCGGCGCAAACGCGTCGAGTGTGCCGTCTTGCCACAGCATCTGTTCACCTTCACCATACCCATGCGTGGCAGCGACTCGCAGCCCATCCCCGGTCTCATGGAGCAGCAGAATGGCTCCAGCGACCGCGCCCAGGGCCTGCAACGCTGGATGCAGCACGATCTCGAACACATCTGCTGGGGTGGCCACGGCGGCCAGGGCCTCCGTCACGCCTTGCAGACGCGCGCTGAGCGATTCGCGTCTGGGCGAACTGTGGAGCTCGGACATAGCGCAGGATAACGTCATCTCCCGGCAGCCTCCCCGTCCATTGACGTTGTCTTATCCTCGTCACAGAACGACGAGAAGGCAACCGCCCTGGCTCAAAAGCCTTCCCTTTTGCACGATGCTGTAGACCTCAATCTAGAGGTGACACTGTTGAGGTAGCCAACGGTTGACGTTTCACTCGGTGAGGTGCCCAGCCATGAAATGCGGGCCATTGAACAAGAGTGGCCAGCAGTCCCTCACATCGGCTCGATCCTCAGCTGACGTCGGTATTGAGCGGAGAACGAAACTTCTCGTCTGGGGTGAACTGCCACAAGCGGCGCCCCAACAGTGCGGCTCCAAAACTGACCACACCAATGGCCACCATACGGGCCATAAAGACGCCGTACTGTCCTTCGTAGGATCCAAACAGGGCATAGCGCAGAGCGTTCACGACGTCCGTGACCGGCACAACGGTGTGAATGGCCTGGAAAAAGGGTGACGTCAGTTCCACCGGATAATTGCCGCCAGACGCAGCAAGCTGCACCACCAGCAAAATCAGGGCCAGCAGCCGCCCCGCACCCCCCAACAGCAGGTTCAGGGCCAACACCAACATCATGAAGGTCAGGCTTCCCAGGACAGCGGTGAGCACCACCAGTTCAGGATGGAGCAGGTCAATGCCCATCAAGTGCACGCCCAGGACCACAATCAGAGCCTGAGCCACTACATAGGCGGCAGGAACCGCGAACTTGCGCAGCACCCGGGCAGCCTGTGAGGTTCCCCGTCCACTTTCAGGCAGCAATTGATAGGGGAACATAAACGTGGTCAGGGTGCAGCCCACCCACAGGGCCAGGGCCATGAAATAGGGGGCGAAGGCCGCACCGTTGTTCTTCACGTCTGCGGTGGTCTGCTCGACCACCTGCACGCTGGCGGACAGCCCCTCTGGGTCACCACTCAGTTGCTCAACAGTACTGGGAACCTTGTTGTACAGTTCGTTCAACCCGTCCCGAAGTTCTCCTGCGCCTTCCTGAAGCGCCCCCGCGCCTTCCGACAGGCGGGTCGCTCCATTGGCCAGGGTGCCCACACCTTTCGTGAGCTGCGCAGCGCTGCTGGCCACTGTTTCAGCGCCGCTGCTGATCTGGTCGAGCTCTTGCTGAGCAGGCAACTGGCGCGTGATGGTGCCCAACGCGTCTTTGATCTGGAGGTTGCCCTGGACCGCCTGATTGACACCCTTCTGAAGGGCCTGCGCTCCCTGACTGAGTTGCTGTGCGCCCGCCTGAGCCTCGCCCGTCTTCCGCGCGAGAGTCGCGGCACCCGTTTGAAGCTGACGTGCTCCGGTCTGCAGCTGTACTGTGCCCGTCGCCAGTTGTGCGGCACCGCTGGCCGCCTGCTTGGCGCCTGCAGCGGCTTGTCCTGACTTCTGAGCCAGGGTCGCCGCCCCAGCCTGAAGTTGACTGGCCCCCTGCTGCAGTTGTCCAGCACCCTGCGCGAGTTGCTGCGCCCCTTTCACCGCTGCGGCGCTGCCTGAAGCTGCTTTTCCTGCGTTCTCGGCCAGCTTGAGGGCCCCGGTCTGGAGCTGTGTGCTGCCGGAAACCAGCTGACGTGTGCCCGCCGCCAATTGCTGTGCTCCCTTCACTGCAGCGGCCGTTCCCGTGCTGAGTTTGTCTGCGCCTTCTTTCAGCTGGCCTGTGCCAGCCTGAAGTTGTCCTGCGCCGGTTGCCAGTGCGGCAACGTTTTGCCCAAACGCCTCAGGAAGAGGCTGGCTGCCCACTGCATCGACCAATTGCTGGCTGCCCTGCACGAGTTTCGTGGCGCCCACATTCACGCTATTGGCAGCTCCAGCCGTCTGTTGAACTCCAGTGTGGAGCTGTGGAAGTTGCGTGGCGAGTTGCTGCGCTCCATTGTTCACCTGGGTCGCCCCGACTGTCAGGTTCTTTGCGCCACTGGCCAGCTGATTCGAACCGGTCGCCAGTTGATTCAGGCCCGTCTGGAGTGCCGGAAGTTGCTGCCGAAGTTGCTGCGCCCCACTGTTCAGCTGTCCAGCGCCTTGCGCCAGACTCCCTGCAC
Proteins encoded:
- a CDS encoding ATP-binding protein: MSELHSSPRRESLSARLQGVTEALAAVATPADVFEIVLHPALQALGAVAGAILLLHETGDGLRVAATHGYGEGEQMLWQDGTLDAFAPTEDALWRREALYFEHQEALIAAYPDLVAPALGVPVVATAVVPMLLGGQPLGVIVLVFNEPHDFMPEERHFLQILAGQCALALDHLALSTRLRQQAQALQTQAEALSAFVALTEAVGLNTNLSTLLQRTRHVLRAVFPDLFMAYYEMHGNLWIPALLDEVPADLKRLLVAGPPLDTPAYHQAVQTGMPVFVEQWDGEAQRIPHTESFSAGAFAPYFQQGAPVGMLVAGLRGESVWTVHHRAVFTALWRSLGGALDRAEQARQLEGRSALNAFVALTEAVGTETNLHTLALRAQEVVQASFPELSVVYYELEAGLWKAKVVSDNIEPVTAEATRRGYGQDAPSFLAAVQSGAPVFTDGWDAEAEGVAHTEAYGAVAFYPYFRAGQPFAMLVTGTLRSRAWMSRERALFTAVGRSLGLAIERAESVALLASHAAKVESSNAQLEAANEELEAFAYSVSHDLRAPVRHIKSFNVLLRQTLGEELDAKAARYLGIVDTAAGRMNVLIDALLDLSRTSRQPLRIGPVDLEQLIATARADLEPETAQRPVRWMIRPLPSVMADQATLRQVMINLLSNALKYSRTRSEPQIEIWAEERGQEWAIFVRDNGVGFDPRYADKLFGAFQRLHRQEEFEGTGVGLANVRRIVTRHGGTVSAHSQVDQGATFEITLPRPL
- a CDS encoding transposase, coding for MAAASVLAQTEGCAVLETGKQRAAHAGIAPAPFQSGTSVHGRGRISKTGNAHLRRSASLAARSVTRNKGHLGDFYCRLRAHGKPPKVALIALGHKLLRTRLAVVRSGQPLGETYVQPV
- a CDS encoding YhgE/Pip domain-containing protein, with protein sequence MSEPAPRRRSLVKDYRTLTPSERSLWRSPLMWVAAAAILFIPVIYVAIYLASVWDPYSKLTDLPVALVNTDRGTTTRGKTYRLGDDLVTRLREDPPVKFISYASEATAQAAVRRGDVYFALTIPQNFSQKAIAGSSAEQGQLHLYSAPGSSYFASRVGSTLAKEIATNLNETLGSNRWDVVQASLKDVQQGFSDVKKATGQLRDGAGRLQDGAGELTSGAKDLASGAKTAQGGGQQLTRGAQDLASGVNQLTTGTTALSAGLQQLEKAAPGQTQLQPLQQGAQQLTLGSTQLSGGLKQLESGAQQLSTGAGTLNTGATRLKTRSQTLAKNLPALSSGLGQLQGGAQQLQTGAGSLAQGAGQLNSGAQQLRQQLPALQTGLNQLATGSNQLASGAKNLTVGATQVNNGAQQLATQLPQLHTGVQQTAGAANSVNVGATKLVQGSQQLVDAVGSQPLPEAFGQNVAALATGAGQLQAGTGQLKEGADKLSTGTAAAVKGAQQLAAGTRQLVSGSTQLQTGALKLAENAGKAASGSAAAVKGAQQLAQGAGQLQQGASQLQAGAATLAQKSGQAAAGAKQAASGAAQLATGTVQLQTGARQLQTGAATLARKTGEAQAGAQQLSQGAQALQKGVNQAVQGNLQIKDALGTITRQLPAQQELDQISSGAETVASSAAQLTKGVGTLANGATRLSEGAGALQEGAGELRDGLNELYNKVPSTVEQLSGDPEGLSASVQVVEQTTADVKNNGAAFAPYFMALALWVGCTLTTFMFPYQLLPESGRGTSQAARVLRKFAVPAAYVVAQALIVVLGVHLMGIDLLHPELVVLTAVLGSLTFMMLVLALNLLLGGAGRLLALILLVVQLAASGGNYPVELTSPFFQAIHTVVPVTDVVNALRYALFGSYEGQYGVFMARMVAIGVVSFGAALLGRRLWQFTPDEKFRSPLNTDVS
- a CDS encoding HD domain-containing phosphohydrolase; its protein translation is MPRNYQLLFEHAGVGIIELMFDGTILVSNPSAALLFGYSTEQLTSMNVLDITHPDDIHKTTQALEQVINGEVAVAVVEKRYFRADGSIVWSRSRVSLLRDDCGQAHSCVAVIADITELKEIQFSLRQANDHLHETLAASLLSLGLVLEARDLETSGHTQRVVALSAQLAQAFGLPVGEVEELKQGAYLHDIGKLTIPDAVLTKPASLDDDEWILMKKHAPAGHALASMMPTLSRQALLVIRHHHERWDGSGYPDGLAGEEIPLLARIFTVCDVYDALRSERPYKRAWTHEQAVAELLAEREKKFDPKVVATFIELTQRV